A stretch of DNA from bacterium:
GTTGGCACGAGGGACGAGAGAAACTATCATCTGCGGGCGCTAATGGCGATCTCTCAGATCGCCCAGGAGAAGGGATTCGAGCAGAGATGGCTAGCCGCTACCAGCGTAGAGAAGATGAGGAATGTCCTGCTCCTCTCTGGACGGAGAAGAGCAGAGAAGTAGCCGAAGCCTCAAGAAGCCCGGGACCTGGCCCGGGCTGCGACTTACGTTCAGTTACCCCTGGGTGTGATTCTGAGTTGTAGGTGGGTGATTTATTGTCCAGGAGTTTCCCCAAAACTTGGCTTGAGTAGGTTGTGTTATGGGCTGTGCTGTGCCGATTTGGACGTTGAATAAGTGGAATTGGCAAGCTCGGCTGATGTGGCCCTGAAAGGGCCTGACGTGAGTAGCCCCGTGTGCAACGCGGGGTCATGGGCGTGCCCAAATCCGTCTTGGTGACCCTAAAGGGGTCGCACAAATTCAGAGATTAACGGTATCGTTCGACCCCTTTAGGGTCGGTTTTCAGGAGGTTTGGGACAACCTGTCCGCAGGTTTCACCTGCGGCTACTCACGTGTTCCCCCTACGGGGAAAGTATCCACGCCAGGGGAAGCTGGCATACGCCCATAACCCATCTGTTCCCGCTGTCGGGAGAGGAATGGGGGAACTCCTCATTTGCTGTCATTTTGGTTGCAAGAAACTTGACAAATTGCGACTCAGGTTTTATAGTGCTTATGAATGGCTACAATACGCCAATATGAAACACAATAAACTTTAGGAGGCAAGGACATCATGGGAAAGATAATCGGCATTGACCTCGGGACGACCAACAGCGTCGTCGCCGTAATGGAGGGCGGTGAGCCGGCCGTGATCGCGAACGCCGAGGGCGGTCGAACGACGCCATCCGTGGTGGCATTCACGGATAAGGGCGAGCGGCTTGTGGGCCAGATCGCGAAGCGTCAGGCGGTAACCAATCCCACGAACACGGTCTATTCGATCAAGCGGTTCATGGGCCGGCGGTTCAATGAGGTTTCAGAAGAGATGACGATGGTGCCGTATAAGGTAGTTACGGGGCCGAATCAGGACGTTCGAGTGGTAGCTCAAGGGAAGAAGTTCTCGCCGCCGGAGATATCGGCCCTCATTCTACAGAAGATGAGGCAGTCGGCGGAGGATTATCTCGGCGAGAAGGTTACTGAGGCGGTCATCACTGTGCCGGCCTACTTCAACGACAGCCAACGTCAGGCGACGAAGGACGCCGGACGTATCGCTGGGTTGACGGTGAAGCGGATCATCAATGAGCCGACAGCTGCGGCGCTGGCCTACGGGCTCGACAAGAAAGAGGACCAGACGATCGCCGTTTACGATTTCGGGGGGGGGACGTTCGACATCTCCATTCTGGAGGTAGGCCAGGGCGTAGTTGAGGTAAAAGCAACGAACGGCGACACGCATCTTGGCGGTGATAACCTAGACCAGCGAATAATCGACTGGCTGGCGGCCGAGTTCAAGAAGGACCAGGGGATTGACCTCTCTGCTGACCAATCGGCGCTTCAGCGTCTGAAGGAGGCTGCCGAGAAGGCCAAGATGGAGCTTTCAACGGTGGCGGAGACGGACATCAACCTCCCGTTCATAACGGCTGACCAGAGTGGTCCGAAGCACCTTAGCATGAAGCTTTCGAGGTCGAAGTTTGAGAGCCTTGTTCACGACCTTCTTGAGAGGACCATCGGCCCCTGCAAGAGAGCACTTGAGGATGCGCGACTCTCTACTAATCAGGTGGACGAGGTGGTTCTGGTGGGAGGCTCGACGCGTATCCCGAAGGTTCAGCAGATAGTTAAGGACCTGTTCGGCAAAGAGCCGCACAAGGGTGTGAATCCTGACGAGGTCGTGGCGGTTGGCGCGGCCATTCAGGGCGGTGTTCTGTCCGGCGACGTCAAGGATGTGCTCCTTCTGGACGTTACCCCGCTGTCGCTAGGGATTGAGACACTGGGCGCGGTCAGCACGGTTCTGATCGAGCGGAACACGACCATCCCGACCAAGAAAAGCCAGATATTCTCAACCGCTCAGGACAACCAGACAACGGTCGAGATTCACGTGCTTCAGGGCGAGCGCCCGATGGCCGCTGACAACAGGACTCTGGGCAGATTCCAGCTCGTTGGCATCCCGTCCGCGCCTCGTGGCGTGCCGCAGATCGAGGTAACGTTTGACATCGACGCGAACGGCATCGTGAACGTCTCTGCGAAGGACCTTGGGACTGGCAAGCAGCAGCAGATCACAATAACCTCTTCCAGCGGTCTTGACGAAGCTGAGATCAAGAAGATGGTGAAGCAGGCCGAGTCACACGCAGATGAGGACAAAAAGACGCGAGAGAAGGTTGACCTGAGGAACCAGCTTGATGGGTTGATTTTCCAAGCCGAGAGGACGATCAGGGACAACAAGGAGAAGATTCCGATAGCGGATGTGAATACGGCCGAGAAGGCGATTGAGACAGGTAAGAAGGCGTTGGAGTCTGAGGATACTGAACGGATCAGGTCCTCGATGGAGGAGATAACACGGATATCTCACAAGATTGCCGAGGAAATGTATAAGACGGCTACGCAGCAACAGCAGCAGCCCCAGGGGCCCGGCGCCGGGGCAAGCCAGCAGACTGCATCTCAGGAGGAGCCAAGCGGCAAGACAGAGGACAACGTGGTCGATGCGGAATACGAGGAAGTTGACTAGACCGACTTCTGACGGATTTCGGAGAGCTGGCGGGGGCTAGCGCCTCCGCCAGATTCGTGTCGGCTTTATTCGATGTAGGAATCAAGCGATGAGAGACTACTATGAGACTCTGGGCGTTCGCCGTGGCGCCTCAGCCAAAGAGATCAAATCCACGTACAGGAAACTAGCCCGGAAGTATCATCCAGACGTCAATCCTGGCGATAAGAAAGCTGAGGCAAAGTTCAAGGAGGTCGCGGAGGCGTATCGCGTCCTCTCCGACGAGAAGCTCCGGAAACAGTATGACCAGCTCGGCCACGAGATGTTCACGAAAGGTTATGCCAGCCAGACCGGTGGTGCCGGCGCTCAGGGCTTTGACTTCAGCAATCTCGATTTCAGCGCGTTCGGCCGAGGCGCAAAGGGCGCTTCCGGCTTCGGGAGTTTCCGGGACATGTTTAGCAGCATTTTTAGCCAGGAAAACTCCTTTGGTCGCGGAGCGGGGGCCGAAGCTGCGCCCAGAAAGCCGCAGGATATTCACTACAGGATGGAGATCGGTTTCATGGACGCTGTCAGGGGCCGCAAGGCAGTTATCTCGCTGAGACGAGAGGTCCTTTGCAGCGCGTGCAAAGGCACGGGGACCGGTCCTGGGTCAAGCTCGACCTGCCCGACTTGCGGGGGCACGGGAAAAACTCAAAGCGCGATGCCTGGCTTTGGTAACGTGGTGCAGGTCTGTCCACGGTGCGGAGGGAGCGGGAAGGTTGGCAGCCCGTGCCGCGACTGTGGCGGAAAGGGAGCAACGATCAAGACCGAGCGCATTAGGGTAACGGTCCCTTCCGGGATCGATGATGGAGGCAAGATCCGCATACCCGGAAAGGGCAATGAGGGCCCCGGCGGCGTTTCAGACCTGTACATCACTTTCAGCGTGCAGCAGCATCCCCTTTTCACTCGGAAGGGCCCGAATATCTACTGTGAGGTGCCTATCTCAGTGCCCGAGGCGGTGCTTGGCGCGAAAATTGAGATACCGACCATAGATGGCAAAGCCAACATGCGAATCCCGCCCGGCACGCAGTCTGGGCAGACGCTTCGCCTTTTAGGCAAGGGCGTTCAGATTCGCAAATCGGGGGCTCGCGGTGATCAATATGTAACGGTCAAGATCGTTGTGCCAAAGAAGATGAGCGAGGAGATGAGGCAGCTGATGAGGGAGTTCGGCAGGTTGAGTCCAGAAAACCCAAGGGCCTCGCTTGGCGGCTCTTGAGATTCGAGGTGTTGGAAATGGATGACGAGAGCAAAGAGTTCTTCTCTATCGGTATTGTGGCCCAGATGATGGACGTTCACCCCCAGACCTTGCGGCATTACGAGCGACGGGGACTCGTGGTGCCGACCCGAACCGAGGGCAACACTCGGCTCTACTCGCGGGAAGACGTCACGAAGCTGAGGATGATCCTGAGGCTGGCCAACGAGCTGGGCGTCAACCTCGCCGGCATAGAGGTCGTCCTCAACATGCGTGAGAAAATCAAGGACCTGGAGGCCGAGCGGAACCAGATTGTACATGCCATATTTGAGGCTCTCTGCGAGGAACTGCAGAGCACCGGCTCTGAGGTCAAAAACGCGCTCATCAAGGTGCAGTCCGGGTTTCTGGCCAAGTCTTAGCTCGCGGAGGAGGTTATCCGCCGATTACACAGATTGTAGGGGGCTTGCGTCCACTCTTGCTAATGTCGCGATTTCATACGGGAAGGCGGGCAATTCGGCGAGCCCCTACCGGCTTCTCCGCCCTCGTTTGCCTCAATCTGCGTAATCTGCGGACCATCCTCTCTTGACCGTGCCGTCGCTCAGTGTAAAGACCTGCGTCCCAGGCGCGACCTTGCGAACGAGTTCGAGCGTCTCCTGATGACAGCTGAAAAGCAAAACTTGATGCGTCTTCGCTAGCTCATAGATGACTTCCGCCGTGGCGCGAGCCCTATGATAATCGAAGTTCACTAGCACGTCGTCCATGACAAGCGGCAAGCTCTCGTGCTTCTGCGCAAACTCTTGCACAAGCCCAAAGCGCAGCGCAAGGAACAGCTGCTCCTTGGTGCCCTGGCTCAGCTGACTTATCTCGCGTCGCTCCTGTCTCGGGGTGAGAACATCAAACGTCGCCTTCTCGCCTAAAGGCCTTATTATTCTTGCATACCGGCCGTGGGTCATCTTCTCGAAAAGCAGACTGGCCTCCCGAACGACGCCAGGCTGACGCTCGCGCTCGTAAATATCCTGAGCCTGCCGCAATATCTCTCTCGAAATACGAAGAACGCACCACCTACGAGCGACTTGATCCAGTTTGGCCTTCAATTCCTGCTCCCTGAGCCTAAGCTCGGACGACTCATCCTCCGCCTCGAGCTGTGCAAGCTCCTTCCTGAGCGAGCCCCGCCGGTCGAGCATTTCCTCCCTTAACTTGTCAACCTGCTCCAGCTCCTCTTTGAGGTCATCGCGCTCAACCTCCAACTCATCTTTTGAGGATGCTCGAAGCCGCGCCTCGAGCTCCTCAAGCTTGCCGGGACCTGCGATACGCTGAAGCTCGTTGTGATTCCGCCGCGCCTCGTCCTCGAGCTTTTGACGGCGCTCGTACCACTTGGCACGCTCCTGAAACTCCTCTACGCTTGCGGCGCCGCCGCTTTCAAGAAGCTCGCGGATGCTCGATTCAAGATCGCCGATCTGCTTATGTAGGTCGCCCACGCGCTCTGTGGTCTCCGAAAGCGACTCCTCGATCTTCTCGCGCATGGCCTTATTCTCCTCGGCCCTTCTCAAATCCTCGGATAATGCGTCCAGAAAAACACCAGGATCATCGCCACTTCGGAGCTGCCTTAGGCAAGCACGAGCGATTTCCCCCACATCATCCGAGTACTTGTGGACCACGCTGCTCATGAGCTCTATCCGATTCGATAGCTTCTGGGCCTCATCATCGATGGTTCTGCATGTATCGATACCGGAGAGGACCTCGAGCGCACCAGAATGAGATAGGTTCTCCGAAAGCCCTGCATTGACAAGCCATTCTCGCCATTCTGCCCGGGTTGCGTTAAGAACCTTCAGGGCATCGTCGTGCTTTTTGGCCGCGGCCTCCACCTGCCGCTTTCCCTCGTCCGCCGCTCTCTGGGATGCCTCCCACTCAGAGCTCGCCTTGCGCCAGTCCCTGCACTCCTCAAGCGCACTCTCCGCGCGAGCGGTCTCTCGTTCTATGTTACTTTCATCCAGCTGATACTCAATGCCCATAAGAGATTTATTTTGGCGAATGCTAGCCTCGATATTTTCAAGCTCCTTTACGGTGGTTTCTCTCTCATGCTGGATGTCCCTAATCCGGGATTCAACCTGCTCAATCTGCCTCTCCACGAGTGCATCTGTTACCCTTTGCTGACGCCAAGCTCGGTGCAGGATGTAACCGAGAATCAGACCGACAACTAAAACCGTAATGGCAAGAGCCGCACTCTCTCTGAACGTGCTTGCGGCAACGACAATACCGGCGACCGGGGCCAAGAACGACAACCATCGAAACGATGTCCGAGATGGCTCATTTCTTCCAGCTTGCCAGGGCAAAGTCTGGGTCTGAAGGTCGGCCTCGCGTTTTTTGAGGTTTTCGACCAAATCCGAATGCCTGAGCCTTTTGCCGAGCAACCTTTCGATTTCTTTCAAGCGCTCTTTTCGGTCAAGTAATGGTTTCTCTTCCTTAGCTGGGGGTTCGGGAATTGCCTCGAACGCGCCTCTCAGCTCATCCGCCTTTATTAACGCTGTCTCAGCTGCCCTTGTCGCAGCATTGAGGGAGTTTCTGGCGTCGCTCTCTTTCTCGCGAGCATCTTCAAGCTTTCCCTGACGATCTCTGATCGATTCCCGCCTGCCAACCGATACGTCAAACGAGAGGAGCTTCTCCCGGTCCCAGTCCGGCCCAAGTTCTGACAGCTTATCGCTGAGCCGTTTGCTTGCATCTCTGTACTCCTGTTCTCGGGCCGGCAGGTCCCTCACGGCGTCATCATAACGGTCTCTGCCCTTCTGGAGACGGTGTATCGCGTTTGCTTGCGCCAGCAGGGGCTCATCCACATCTATCTGCTCCAGCTTCTTCTTCTGATTCGCCGCCCTCTGGACGCTGTCCCCGAACTGCGCCTTTGCGTCTTCCAGACCCTGCTGAAGCCTCTTGAGCTCCGCCAGACCATCAGCGAGGAATCGCTCGACCACCGGAACCTTCTCAAGTTCCGACCTTGCAGATTCTAAAGCGATCCAAGGGTCCCACGCCATTAAGCACCGCTCTAGCGCCTTGAGCCTGAGAGACAGGTCTCTTCTTTTCTGTTCCAGCCGTTCAATCTCCTCCTCCGATTGGGAGAATCTGCCCTTCAGATCGTCATACCTTCCAGTGGCGTCCTCGATTGCCCTGAGCCGGTTGCCTGCGTTGTCCAAGTCCTTCAGAACCTGGTTTATCTCAGGAGTTCTGCCGCCTTTCTTGAATATCTCGCTCATCCGATTATCCAGCTCGGCATAGAGAGCAGGCAGCGACCTCCTCAGACTCCCCATTCCCGCACTGTAGATGACGCCCTTAACCTTCTCGCTTGTCAGCTTCGAGAGCTCCTGAAGCTCCATCAGGCTGAACGCAAAGATGCTCTCGAACAGGTCCCGCGTAGCAGAGCCGAGCAGATTCGGCATGAAATCCTCGCCCGCTGCCGAGCCGTCCGGACACGTGATTGAGACCTCGCCCGCCACCTTGCGAGACGCTGT
This window harbors:
- a CDS encoding AAA family ATPase, coding for MRIRGLRLDGFGLFCGQQIDDVPPGLCVFFGDNEAGKSTLLAFIRSMLFGFPGGKANRYEPLRGGNYGGSLALLTDAGEEYVVRRTASRKVAGEVSITCPDGSAAGEDFMPNLLGSATRDLFESIFAFSLMELQELSKLTSEKVKGVIYSAGMGSLRRSLPALYAELDNRMSEIFKKGGRTPEINQVLKDLDNAGNRLRAIEDATGRYDDLKGRFSQSEEEIERLEQKRRDLSLRLKALERCLMAWDPWIALESARSELEKVPVVERFLADGLAELKRLQQGLEDAKAQFGDSVQRAANQKKKLEQIDVDEPLLAQANAIHRLQKGRDRYDDAVRDLPAREQEYRDASKRLSDKLSELGPDWDREKLLSFDVSVGRRESIRDRQGKLEDAREKESDARNSLNAATRAAETALIKADELRGAFEAIPEPPAKEEKPLLDRKERLKEIERLLGKRLRHSDLVENLKKREADLQTQTLPWQAGRNEPSRTSFRWLSFLAPVAGIVVAASTFRESAALAITVLVVGLILGYILHRAWRQQRVTDALVERQIEQVESRIRDIQHERETTVKELENIEASIRQNKSLMGIEYQLDESNIERETARAESALEECRDWRKASSEWEASQRAADEGKRQVEAAAKKHDDALKVLNATRAEWREWLVNAGLSENLSHSGALEVLSGIDTCRTIDDEAQKLSNRIELMSSVVHKYSDDVGEIARACLRQLRSGDDPGVFLDALSEDLRRAEENKAMREKIEESLSETTERVGDLHKQIGDLESSIRELLESGGAASVEEFQERAKWYERRQKLEDEARRNHNELQRIAGPGKLEELEARLRASSKDELEVERDDLKEELEQVDKLREEMLDRRGSLRKELAQLEAEDESSELRLREQELKAKLDQVARRWCVLRISREILRQAQDIYERERQPGVVREASLLFEKMTHGRYARIIRPLGEKATFDVLTPRQERREISQLSQGTKEQLFLALRFGLVQEFAQKHESLPLVMDDVLVNFDYHRARATAEVIYELAKTHQVLLFSCHQETLELVRKVAPGTQVFTLSDGTVKRGWSADYAD
- the dnaJ gene encoding molecular chaperone DnaJ; its protein translation is MRDYYETLGVRRGASAKEIKSTYRKLARKYHPDVNPGDKKAEAKFKEVAEAYRVLSDEKLRKQYDQLGHEMFTKGYASQTGGAGAQGFDFSNLDFSAFGRGAKGASGFGSFRDMFSSIFSQENSFGRGAGAEAAPRKPQDIHYRMEIGFMDAVRGRKAVISLRREVLCSACKGTGTGPGSSSTCPTCGGTGKTQSAMPGFGNVVQVCPRCGGSGKVGSPCRDCGGKGATIKTERIRVTVPSGIDDGGKIRIPGKGNEGPGGVSDLYITFSVQQHPLFTRKGPNIYCEVPISVPEAVLGAKIEIPTIDGKANMRIPPGTQSGQTLRLLGKGVQIRKSGARGDQYVTVKIVVPKKMSEEMRQLMREFGRLSPENPRASLGGS
- a CDS encoding helix-turn-helix transcriptional regulator; the encoded protein is MDDESKEFFSIGIVAQMMDVHPQTLRHYERRGLVVPTRTEGNTRLYSREDVTKLRMILRLANELGVNLAGIEVVLNMREKIKDLEAERNQIVHAIFEALCEELQSTGSEVKNALIKVQSGFLAKS
- the dnaK gene encoding molecular chaperone DnaK, which produces MGKIIGIDLGTTNSVVAVMEGGEPAVIANAEGGRTTPSVVAFTDKGERLVGQIAKRQAVTNPTNTVYSIKRFMGRRFNEVSEEMTMVPYKVVTGPNQDVRVVAQGKKFSPPEISALILQKMRQSAEDYLGEKVTEAVITVPAYFNDSQRQATKDAGRIAGLTVKRIINEPTAAALAYGLDKKEDQTIAVYDFGGGTFDISILEVGQGVVEVKATNGDTHLGGDNLDQRIIDWLAAEFKKDQGIDLSADQSALQRLKEAAEKAKMELSTVAETDINLPFITADQSGPKHLSMKLSRSKFESLVHDLLERTIGPCKRALEDARLSTNQVDEVVLVGGSTRIPKVQQIVKDLFGKEPHKGVNPDEVVAVGAAIQGGVLSGDVKDVLLLDVTPLSLGIETLGAVSTVLIERNTTIPTKKSQIFSTAQDNQTTVEIHVLQGERPMAADNRTLGRFQLVGIPSAPRGVPQIEVTFDIDANGIVNVSAKDLGTGKQQQITITSSSGLDEAEIKKMVKQAESHADEDKKTREKVDLRNQLDGLIFQAERTIRDNKEKIPIADVNTAEKAIETGKKALESEDTERIRSSMEEITRISHKIAEEMYKTATQQQQQPQGPGAGASQQTASQEEPSGKTEDNVVDAEYEEVD